One stretch of Lemur catta isolate mLemCat1 chromosome 2, mLemCat1.pri, whole genome shotgun sequence DNA includes these proteins:
- the DDR1 gene encoding epithelial discoidin domain-containing receptor 1 isoform X5, which translates to MLCFIVIVYYVSPLSRRTYGCIYKHGGFFILCFQKRCCPHPLRPEGSRAMGPGALSFLLLLLLVATGDADMKGHFDPAKCRYALGMQDRTIPDSDISASSSWSDSTAARHSRLESSDGDGAWCPAGSVFPKEEEYLQVDLQRLHLVALVGTQGRHAGGLGKEFSRSYRLRYSRDGHRWMDWRDRWGQEVISGNEDPEGVVLKDLGPPMVARLVRFYPRADRVMSVCLRVELYGCLWRDGLLSYTAPVGQTMYLSEAVYLNDSTYDGHTVGGLQYGGLGQLADGVVGLDDFRKSQELRVWPGYDYVGWSNRSFPSGYVEMEFEFDRLRAFQAMQVHCNNMHTLGARLPGGVECHFKRGPAMAWEGEPMRHNLGGSLGDPRARAVSVPLGGRVGRFLQCRFFFAGPWLLFSEISFISDVVNDSSLALGGTFPPAPWWPPGPPPTNFSSLELEPRGQQPVAKAEGSPTAILIGCLVAIILLLLLIIALMLWRLHWRRLLGKAERRVLEEELTVHLSVPGDTILINNRPGPREPPPYQEPRPRGNPPHSAPCVPSGSACSGDYMEPEKPGAPLLPPPPQNSVPHYAEADIVTLQGVTGGNTYAVPALPPGAVGDGPPRVDFPRSRLRFKEKLGEGQFGEVHLCEVESPQDLVSLDFPLNVRKGQPLLVAVKILRPDATKNARNDFLKEVKIMSRLKDPNIIRLLGVCVQDDPLCMITDYMENGDLNQFLSAHQLEDKAAEGAPGDGEAAQGPTISYPMLLHVAAQIASGMRYLATLNFVHRDLATRNCLVGENFTIKIADFGMSRNLYAGDYYRVQGRAVLPIRWMAWECILMGKFTTASDVWAFGVTLWEVLMLCRAQPFGQLTDEQVIENAGEFFRDQGRQVYLSRPPACPQSLYELMLRCWSREPEQRPPFAQLHRFLAEDALNTV; encoded by the exons ATGTTATGTTTTATTGTTATAGTCTATTATGTCTCCCCTCTCTCTAGACGTACATACGGGTGTATATACAAACACGGAGGTTTCTTTATCCTTTGTTTTCAAAAG AgatgctgtccccacccccttaGGCCTGAGGGATCAAGAGCTATGGGGCCAGGGGCCCTCTCTTTTCTACTGCTGCTGCTTTTGGTGGCAACTGGAGATGCTGACATGAAGGGACATTTTGACCCTG CCAAGTGCCGCTATGCCCTGGGCATGCAGGACCGGACCATCCCGGACAGTGACATCTCTGCCTCCAGCTCCTGGTCAGACTCCACTGCTGCCCGCCACAGCAG gctggagagcagcgATGGGGACGGGGCATGGTGCCCTGCAGGGTCCGTGTTTCCCAAGGAGGAGGAGTACCTGCAGGTGGACCTACAGCGGCTGCACCTGGTGGCTCTCGTGGGCACCCAGGGGCGGCATGCCGGGGGCCTGGGCAAGGAGTTCTCCCGGAGCTACCGGCTGCGTTACTCCCGGGATGGCCACCGCTGGATGGACTGGAGAGACCGCTGGGGTCAGGAG GTGATCTCAGGTAACGAGGACCCTGAGGGAGTGGTGCTCAAGGACCTTGGGCCCCCTATGGTGGCCCGACTGGTTCGCTTCTACCCCCGGGCTGACCGGGTCATGAGCGTCTGTCTGCGGGTGGAGCTCTACGGCTGCCTGTGGAGGG ATGGACTCCTGTCTTACACCGCCCCTGTGGGGCAGACGATGTACCTGTCAGAGGCCGTGTACCTCAACGACTCCACCTACGATGGACATACTGTTGGCGG GCTGCAGTACGGCGGTCTGGGCCAGCTGGCAGACGGCGTGGTGGGGCTGGATGACTTTAGGAAGAGCCAGGAGCTGCGGGTCTGGCCAGGCTATGACTATGTGGGATGGAGCAACCGCAGCTTCCCCAGCGGCTATGTGGAGATGGAGTTTGAGTTTGACCGGCTGAGGGCCTTCCAGGCCATGCAG gtccaCTGTAACAACATGCACACGTTGGGAGCCCGCCTACCTGGCGGAGTAGAATGTCACTTCAAGCGGGGCCCTGCCATGGCCTGGGAGGGGGAGCCCATGCGCCACAACCTGGGGGGCAGCCTGGGGGACCCCAGAGCCCGGGCTGTGTCGGTGCCCCTGGGCGGCCGTGTGGGCCGCTTTCTGCAGTGCCGCTTCTTCTTTGCGGGGCCCTGGTTACTCTTCAGTGAGATCTCCTTCATCTCTG ATGTGGTGAACGACTCCTCTCTCGCTCTGGGGGGCACCTTCCCGCCAGCCCCCTGGTGGCCGCCTGGCCCACCTCCCACCAACTTCAGCAGCTTGG agCTCGAGCCCAGGGGCCAGCAGCCCGTGGCCAAGGCCGAGGGTAGCCCGACCGCCATCCTCATCGGCTGCCTGGTGGCCAtcatcctgctgctgctgctcatcATCGCCCTCATGCTGTGGCGGCTGCACTGGCGCAGGCTCCTCGGCAAG GCGGAGCGGCGGGTGTTGGAAGAGGAGCTGACGGTTCATCTTTCTGTCCCCGGGGACACCATACTCATCAACAACCGCCCAGGTCCTCGAGAGCCACCCCCTTACCAGGAGCCCCGGCCTCGTGGGAATCCGCCGCACTCtgctccctgtgtccccagcggCTCTG CCTGCAGCGGGGACTATATGGAGCCTGAGAAGCCGGGTGCCCCGCTTCTGCCCCCGCCTCCCCAGAACAGCGTCCCCCATTATGCCGAGGCTGACATTGTCACCCTGCAGGGCGTCACTGGGGGCAACACCTATGCTGTGCCCGCGCTGCCCCCAGGGGCGGTTGGGGATGGGCCCCCCAGAGTGGATTTCCCTCGGTCGCGGCTCCGCTTCAAGGAGAAGCTTGGCGAGGGCCAGTTTGGGGAG GTGCACCTGTGTGAGGTAGAGAGCCCTCAAGATCTGGTCAGTCTTGATTTCCCCCTTAACGTGCGCAAGGGACAACCCTTGCTGGTAGCTGTCAAGATCCTACGGCCAGATGCCACCAAGAATGCCAG GAATGACTTCCTGAAGGAGGTGAAGATCATGTCGAGGCTCAAGGACCCCAACATTATCCGGCTCCTGGGCGTGTGTGTGCAGGACGACCCCCTCTGCATGATCACCGACTACATGGAGAATGGCGACCTGAACCAGTTCCTCAGTGCCCACCAGCTGGAGGACAAGGCAGCTGAGGGTGCCCCTGGGGACGGGGAGGCTGCCCAGGGGCCCACCATCAG CTACCCAATGCTGTTGCACGTGGCGGCCCAGATCGCCTCGGGCATGCGCTATCTGGCCACACTCAACTTTGTGCATCGGGACCTGGCCACACGGAACTGCCTGGTTGGGGAGAATTTCACCATCAAAATTGCTGACTTTGGCATGAGCCGGAACCTCTACGCCGGGGACTATTACCGCGTGCAGGGCCGGGCGGTGCTGCCCATCCGGTGGATGGCCTGGGAGTGCATCCTCATG GGGAAATTCACAACTGCAAGTGACGTGTGGGCCTTTGGGGTGACCTTGTGGGAGGTGCTGATGCTCTGCAGGGCCCAGCCCTTTGGGCAGCTCACTGACGAGCAAGTCATCGAGAACGCAGGCGAATTCTTCCGCGACCAGGGCCGGCAG GTGTACCTGTCCAGGCCGCCTGCCTGCCCACAGAGCCTGTATGAGCTGATGCTTCGGTGCTGGAGCCGGGAGCCTGAGCAGCGACCACCCTTTGCCCAGCTGCATCGGTTCCTGGCAGAGGACGCGCTCAACACGGTGTGA
- the DDR1 gene encoding epithelial discoidin domain-containing receptor 1 isoform X6: MLCFIVIVYYVSPLSRRTYGCIYKHGGFFILCFQKRCCPHPLRPEGSRAMGPGALSFLLLLLLVATGDADMKGHFDPAKCRYALGMQDRTIPDSDISASSSWSDSTAARHSRLESSDGDGAWCPAGSVFPKEEEYLQVDLQRLHLVALVGTQGRHAGGLGKEFSRSYRLRYSRDGHRWMDWRDRWGQEVISGNEDPEGVVLKDLGPPMVARLVRFYPRADRVMSVCLRVELYGCLWRDGLLSYTAPVGQTMYLSEAVYLNDSTYDGHTVGGLQYGGLGQLADGVVGLDDFRKSQELRVWPGYDYVGWSNRSFPSGYVEMEFEFDRLRAFQAMQVHCNNMHTLGARLPGGVECHFKRGPAMAWEGEPMRHNLGGSLGDPRARAVSVPLGGRVGRFLQCRFFFAGPWLLFSEISFISDVVNDSSLALGGTFPPAPWWPPGPPPTNFSSLELEPRGQQPVAKAEGSPTAILIGCLVAIILLLLLIIALMLWRLHWRRLLGKAERRVLEEELTVHLSVPGDTILINNRPGPREPPPYQEPRPRGNPPHSAPCVPSGSALLLSNPAYRLLLATYARPPRGPGPPTPAWAKPTNTQELQEEGLTLGACPVPHVSSLCSPRACSGDYMEPEKPGAPLLPPPPQNSVPHYAEADIVTLQGVTGGNTYAVPALPPGAVGDGPPRVDFPRSRLRFKEKLGEGQFGEVHLCEVESPQDLVSLDFPLNVRKGQPLLVAVKILRPDATKNARTTPSA, from the exons ATGTTATGTTTTATTGTTATAGTCTATTATGTCTCCCCTCTCTCTAGACGTACATACGGGTGTATATACAAACACGGAGGTTTCTTTATCCTTTGTTTTCAAAAG AgatgctgtccccacccccttaGGCCTGAGGGATCAAGAGCTATGGGGCCAGGGGCCCTCTCTTTTCTACTGCTGCTGCTTTTGGTGGCAACTGGAGATGCTGACATGAAGGGACATTTTGACCCTG CCAAGTGCCGCTATGCCCTGGGCATGCAGGACCGGACCATCCCGGACAGTGACATCTCTGCCTCCAGCTCCTGGTCAGACTCCACTGCTGCCCGCCACAGCAG gctggagagcagcgATGGGGACGGGGCATGGTGCCCTGCAGGGTCCGTGTTTCCCAAGGAGGAGGAGTACCTGCAGGTGGACCTACAGCGGCTGCACCTGGTGGCTCTCGTGGGCACCCAGGGGCGGCATGCCGGGGGCCTGGGCAAGGAGTTCTCCCGGAGCTACCGGCTGCGTTACTCCCGGGATGGCCACCGCTGGATGGACTGGAGAGACCGCTGGGGTCAGGAG GTGATCTCAGGTAACGAGGACCCTGAGGGAGTGGTGCTCAAGGACCTTGGGCCCCCTATGGTGGCCCGACTGGTTCGCTTCTACCCCCGGGCTGACCGGGTCATGAGCGTCTGTCTGCGGGTGGAGCTCTACGGCTGCCTGTGGAGGG ATGGACTCCTGTCTTACACCGCCCCTGTGGGGCAGACGATGTACCTGTCAGAGGCCGTGTACCTCAACGACTCCACCTACGATGGACATACTGTTGGCGG GCTGCAGTACGGCGGTCTGGGCCAGCTGGCAGACGGCGTGGTGGGGCTGGATGACTTTAGGAAGAGCCAGGAGCTGCGGGTCTGGCCAGGCTATGACTATGTGGGATGGAGCAACCGCAGCTTCCCCAGCGGCTATGTGGAGATGGAGTTTGAGTTTGACCGGCTGAGGGCCTTCCAGGCCATGCAG gtccaCTGTAACAACATGCACACGTTGGGAGCCCGCCTACCTGGCGGAGTAGAATGTCACTTCAAGCGGGGCCCTGCCATGGCCTGGGAGGGGGAGCCCATGCGCCACAACCTGGGGGGCAGCCTGGGGGACCCCAGAGCCCGGGCTGTGTCGGTGCCCCTGGGCGGCCGTGTGGGCCGCTTTCTGCAGTGCCGCTTCTTCTTTGCGGGGCCCTGGTTACTCTTCAGTGAGATCTCCTTCATCTCTG ATGTGGTGAACGACTCCTCTCTCGCTCTGGGGGGCACCTTCCCGCCAGCCCCCTGGTGGCCGCCTGGCCCACCTCCCACCAACTTCAGCAGCTTGG agCTCGAGCCCAGGGGCCAGCAGCCCGTGGCCAAGGCCGAGGGTAGCCCGACCGCCATCCTCATCGGCTGCCTGGTGGCCAtcatcctgctgctgctgctcatcATCGCCCTCATGCTGTGGCGGCTGCACTGGCGCAGGCTCCTCGGCAAG GCGGAGCGGCGGGTGTTGGAAGAGGAGCTGACGGTTCATCTTTCTGTCCCCGGGGACACCATACTCATCAACAACCGCCCAGGTCCTCGAGAGCCACCCCCTTACCAGGAGCCCCGGCCTCGTGGGAATCCGCCGCACTCtgctccctgtgtccccagcggCTCTG CGTTGCTGCTCTCCAATCCAGCCTACCGCCTCCTTCTGGCCACTTACGCCCGCCCCCCTCGAGGCCCCGGCCCCCCCACACCCGCCTGGGCCAAACCCACCAACACCCAGG AGCTGCAGGAGGAGGGCCTCACCCTGGGCGCTTGCCCTGTTCCCCACGTGTCCTCTCTCTGCAGTCCCAGAG CCTGCAGCGGGGACTATATGGAGCCTGAGAAGCCGGGTGCCCCGCTTCTGCCCCCGCCTCCCCAGAACAGCGTCCCCCATTATGCCGAGGCTGACATTGTCACCCTGCAGGGCGTCACTGGGGGCAACACCTATGCTGTGCCCGCGCTGCCCCCAGGGGCGGTTGGGGATGGGCCCCCCAGAGTGGATTTCCCTCGGTCGCGGCTCCGCTTCAAGGAGAAGCTTGGCGAGGGCCAGTTTGGGGAG GTGCACCTGTGTGAGGTAGAGAGCCCTCAAGATCTGGTCAGTCTTGATTTCCCCCTTAACGTGCGCAAGGGACAACCCTTGCTGGTAGCTGTCAAGATCCTACGGCCAGATGCCACCAAGAATGCCAG GACGACCCCCTCTGCATGA
- the DDR1 gene encoding epithelial discoidin domain-containing receptor 1 isoform X4 yields the protein MGPGALSFLLLLLLVATGDADMKGHFDPAKCRYALGMQDRTIPDSDISASSSWSDSTAARHSRLESSDGDGAWCPAGSVFPKEEEYLQVDLQRLHLVALVGTQGRHAGGLGKEFSRSYRLRYSRDGHRWMDWRDRWGQEVISGNEDPEGVVLKDLGPPMVARLVRFYPRADRVMSVCLRVELYGCLWRDGLLSYTAPVGQTMYLSEAVYLNDSTYDGHTVGGLQYGGLGQLADGVVGLDDFRKSQELRVWPGYDYVGWSNRSFPSGYVEMEFEFDRLRAFQAMQVHCNNMHTLGARLPGGVECHFKRGPAMAWEGEPMRHNLGGSLGDPRARAVSVPLGGRVGRFLQCRFFFAGPWLLFSEISFISDVVNDSSLALGGTFPPAPWWPPGPPPTNFSSLELEPRGQQPVAKAEGSPTAILIGCLVAIILLLLLIIALMLWRLHWRRLLGKAERRVLEEELTVHLSVPGDTILINNRPGPREPPPYQEPRPRGNPPHSAPCVPSGSALLLSNPAYRLLLATYARPPRGPGPPTPAWAKPTNTQELQEEGLTLGACPVPHVSSLCSPRACSGDYMEPEKPGAPLLPPPPQNSVPHYAEADIVTLQGVTGGNTYAVPALPPGAVGDGPPRVDFPRSRLRFKEKLGEGQFGEVHLCEVESPQDLVSLDFPLNVRKGQPLLVAVKILRPDATKNARNDFLKEVKIMSRLKDPNIIRLLGVCVQDDPLCMITDYMENGDLNQFLSAHQLEDKAAEGAPGDGEAAQGPTISYPMLLHVAAQIASGMRYLATLNFVHRDLATRNCLVGENFTIKIADFGMSRNLYAGDYYRVQGRAVLPIRWMAWECILMGKFTTASDVWAFGVTLWEVLMLCRAQPFGQLTDEQVIENAGEFFRDQGRQVYLSRPPACPQSLYELMLRCWSREPEQRPPFAQLHRFLAEDALNTV from the exons ATGGGGCCAGGGGCCCTCTCTTTTCTACTGCTGCTGCTTTTGGTGGCAACTGGAGATGCTGACATGAAGGGACATTTTGACCCTG CCAAGTGCCGCTATGCCCTGGGCATGCAGGACCGGACCATCCCGGACAGTGACATCTCTGCCTCCAGCTCCTGGTCAGACTCCACTGCTGCCCGCCACAGCAG gctggagagcagcgATGGGGACGGGGCATGGTGCCCTGCAGGGTCCGTGTTTCCCAAGGAGGAGGAGTACCTGCAGGTGGACCTACAGCGGCTGCACCTGGTGGCTCTCGTGGGCACCCAGGGGCGGCATGCCGGGGGCCTGGGCAAGGAGTTCTCCCGGAGCTACCGGCTGCGTTACTCCCGGGATGGCCACCGCTGGATGGACTGGAGAGACCGCTGGGGTCAGGAG GTGATCTCAGGTAACGAGGACCCTGAGGGAGTGGTGCTCAAGGACCTTGGGCCCCCTATGGTGGCCCGACTGGTTCGCTTCTACCCCCGGGCTGACCGGGTCATGAGCGTCTGTCTGCGGGTGGAGCTCTACGGCTGCCTGTGGAGGG ATGGACTCCTGTCTTACACCGCCCCTGTGGGGCAGACGATGTACCTGTCAGAGGCCGTGTACCTCAACGACTCCACCTACGATGGACATACTGTTGGCGG GCTGCAGTACGGCGGTCTGGGCCAGCTGGCAGACGGCGTGGTGGGGCTGGATGACTTTAGGAAGAGCCAGGAGCTGCGGGTCTGGCCAGGCTATGACTATGTGGGATGGAGCAACCGCAGCTTCCCCAGCGGCTATGTGGAGATGGAGTTTGAGTTTGACCGGCTGAGGGCCTTCCAGGCCATGCAG gtccaCTGTAACAACATGCACACGTTGGGAGCCCGCCTACCTGGCGGAGTAGAATGTCACTTCAAGCGGGGCCCTGCCATGGCCTGGGAGGGGGAGCCCATGCGCCACAACCTGGGGGGCAGCCTGGGGGACCCCAGAGCCCGGGCTGTGTCGGTGCCCCTGGGCGGCCGTGTGGGCCGCTTTCTGCAGTGCCGCTTCTTCTTTGCGGGGCCCTGGTTACTCTTCAGTGAGATCTCCTTCATCTCTG ATGTGGTGAACGACTCCTCTCTCGCTCTGGGGGGCACCTTCCCGCCAGCCCCCTGGTGGCCGCCTGGCCCACCTCCCACCAACTTCAGCAGCTTGG agCTCGAGCCCAGGGGCCAGCAGCCCGTGGCCAAGGCCGAGGGTAGCCCGACCGCCATCCTCATCGGCTGCCTGGTGGCCAtcatcctgctgctgctgctcatcATCGCCCTCATGCTGTGGCGGCTGCACTGGCGCAGGCTCCTCGGCAAG GCGGAGCGGCGGGTGTTGGAAGAGGAGCTGACGGTTCATCTTTCTGTCCCCGGGGACACCATACTCATCAACAACCGCCCAGGTCCTCGAGAGCCACCCCCTTACCAGGAGCCCCGGCCTCGTGGGAATCCGCCGCACTCtgctccctgtgtccccagcggCTCTG CGTTGCTGCTCTCCAATCCAGCCTACCGCCTCCTTCTGGCCACTTACGCCCGCCCCCCTCGAGGCCCCGGCCCCCCCACACCCGCCTGGGCCAAACCCACCAACACCCAGG AGCTGCAGGAGGAGGGCCTCACCCTGGGCGCTTGCCCTGTTCCCCACGTGTCCTCTCTCTGCAGTCCCAGAG CCTGCAGCGGGGACTATATGGAGCCTGAGAAGCCGGGTGCCCCGCTTCTGCCCCCGCCTCCCCAGAACAGCGTCCCCCATTATGCCGAGGCTGACATTGTCACCCTGCAGGGCGTCACTGGGGGCAACACCTATGCTGTGCCCGCGCTGCCCCCAGGGGCGGTTGGGGATGGGCCCCCCAGAGTGGATTTCCCTCGGTCGCGGCTCCGCTTCAAGGAGAAGCTTGGCGAGGGCCAGTTTGGGGAG GTGCACCTGTGTGAGGTAGAGAGCCCTCAAGATCTGGTCAGTCTTGATTTCCCCCTTAACGTGCGCAAGGGACAACCCTTGCTGGTAGCTGTCAAGATCCTACGGCCAGATGCCACCAAGAATGCCAG GAATGACTTCCTGAAGGAGGTGAAGATCATGTCGAGGCTCAAGGACCCCAACATTATCCGGCTCCTGGGCGTGTGTGTGCAGGACGACCCCCTCTGCATGATCACCGACTACATGGAGAATGGCGACCTGAACCAGTTCCTCAGTGCCCACCAGCTGGAGGACAAGGCAGCTGAGGGTGCCCCTGGGGACGGGGAGGCTGCCCAGGGGCCCACCATCAG CTACCCAATGCTGTTGCACGTGGCGGCCCAGATCGCCTCGGGCATGCGCTATCTGGCCACACTCAACTTTGTGCATCGGGACCTGGCCACACGGAACTGCCTGGTTGGGGAGAATTTCACCATCAAAATTGCTGACTTTGGCATGAGCCGGAACCTCTACGCCGGGGACTATTACCGCGTGCAGGGCCGGGCGGTGCTGCCCATCCGGTGGATGGCCTGGGAGTGCATCCTCATG GGGAAATTCACAACTGCAAGTGACGTGTGGGCCTTTGGGGTGACCTTGTGGGAGGTGCTGATGCTCTGCAGGGCCCAGCCCTTTGGGCAGCTCACTGACGAGCAAGTCATCGAGAACGCAGGCGAATTCTTCCGCGACCAGGGCCGGCAG GTGTACCTGTCCAGGCCGCCTGCCTGCCCACAGAGCCTGTATGAGCTGATGCTTCGGTGCTGGAGCCGGGAGCCTGAGCAGCGACCACCCTTTGCCCAGCTGCATCGGTTCCTGGCAGAGGACGCGCTCAACACGGTGTGA